Within the Calditrichota bacterium genome, the region GCGAATGCCTTTGCCCAAACCTTGCGCCAACTCTGGCAGCCGCTTTGCTCCAAAAAGCAGCAAGATGGCAAAGAATATGAGCAGAAGCTCCCACTGGCCAATCATTCCAGCCAACATACTGACCTCCGCATTTCTCTCAGGCGCCGGCCCTCGCGCGGTCGGCACCCACGGGATCGCAGCCGAGACAACTTCCTCAGCCCTGCAGCTCGTCATCCCGGTCGCTGATGTCGAGTTCCTGCCTCACTTCTTCCGCGGCCTTGCGGAACTCTTGCACGGCCTTGCCAAGCCCCCTGGCGAGCTCTGGCAGTCGTTTCGAGCCGAACAGAATCAAAACGGCCAGCATGATTACCATGAGCTCCCACGGCCCGATCGCTCCTCCGAGCACGGCTTTTCACCTCCCCGCTGAGCCTAGCGCACCAGCCGCAAGATGTAGGCGGCAATGATGACACCTATGACTCCACATGCATTGATGCTCAGGTGCAGGCCGAAGGTAAAGTGGAGCCATTCGGGACCGACGGTGGTTGGGCTCAGCGTGACAATGTTGGCGCTGCGCGTCAAGAACTCCTTGACGACCCCCTCCGGTACGACCATCCCCACAAGTTGCCCCAAAATACTCCCAATCACTGCCCCCAAGAGGAGGATAAGTGCGTAGAACCCCAGAGGCCGTCGTCTCATAGCGCTTCTCTCTTGCTTGCCTCAGCATCCTTGTCCCGGGCGGATTGCTCGCGTGGGCCGCTGTGGAGGCCGCGCACGATGCCCGAGACCACATAGACCATCATGAGCGGGAAGAACACATATCTGGGGAACAGAGGGATGAACACCAGGCCCAAAAGAAAGATGAGCAGGTTAACCGTATTCGCCGCACCGCGGTTGAACGCGAAATGGGGCATCCGGTCATAGGGAAGCCTGCTCACCATGAGCAGAGAGACCCCAGCTACCACGACGGGAAGTAGGCGCAGCCCGCCGATGACGTCTGGAAGCAGGGCATCCATCCAAATGAAGCCGCAAATGGTGAGCGTTGCCATAGGAGCCGGCAGTCCCACGTAGAAAGGGCTCCTGCCGGACATGCTCAACACGTTGAAACGCGCCAGCCGCAGGGCGGAGCAGAGTACGGGCAGAAAGCTGGTGGCCACGCCGGCCACGCCCAGCTTTTTGAGAAAGATTTCATACGCCAATACTCCTGGCAGCACGCCGAAGGAGATCACATCCGAAAGCGAGTCCAACTGGAGGCCAAAGTCGCTGGTCTGTCCGGAGCGGGCTGCGCGGGCAAACTTGCCGTCCAGGCCGTCGAAGATGGCTGCAACGAACACGAGCCACAGCGCCCGCTCCCACCAGCCGCGTGCCGCCGCAAGGATGGCCAAGAAGCCGCACAACATGTTGAGGGCGGTAAAGACATCCGCCAGCAAGGCCCGTTTATTCACGACCGATCCTCGCGATAACAGTTTCCCCCGCCCGTACCTTCTGGCCGAGCCGCACCTGCACGCTGGCGTCGCCCGGCACTGTCAGCTCGACGCGCGAGCCGAATCTGATGATGCCGATTCTTTGCCCTTTCTCGACGCACCACCCTTCGCGTGGATGGCAAACGACGCGGCGGGCAACTACGCCGGCAATCAGCTGCAGCAACACCTTATGCTGGCCGCCTTCGATGCCAAGCACCACCTGCTCGTTGAGCTGCCCGGCCTCCTCGCGCCGCGCCGGCGCGAAGCGTCCCTTTTGATAACGGAAGTACCCCACCCGCCCGGTAATGGGCGAGCGGATGACATGGACATCCAACAGCGAGAGGAAGACCGCGATGCGCCACACCTCCCCAGAGAGGAACTCCCGCGCCTCCTCCTTGAACACCACTACCACCCGGCCGTCGGCGGGGCTGAGCACAAGGCTCTCACCCAGGGGCGGATGACGCGGCGGATCGCGAAAAAAATACACCACGAGCCCCACCGCGAGCCACAACAGCGCAGTGAGCACAACCAGTCCCGGCGCGCCAGTCACCGCCGCGCCCGCAGTGACCACTAGCGCCATGAGGGCGCTGGCCAGCACGGTTCCTATGCCTTCTCTCGCCACCTGAATTCTCTCGCCGCGAGCCTTTGCTCAGCTCAACCCACGATGCGTTCGCACAACCTCTGGTACACTTCTTCAGCCTTGGCTGGGTTGCCCACAAGACGGTCGCGGTCCAGCTGCTCGCCGGAGAGCAAATCCTGGAGGCGGCAGGTGTCCAGAGAGACTTCATCGCCAAGGAGGACCTTCCCCTTGGCCCGCCCAAATTCGAGCTTGATCTCCATCAGTTTCAGATTGCGCCGGAGGAAAAAGTCCTTGAGCACCGCATTGATCTTGACCGCAGTGCGACGAATGAGCGCAAGGTCGCCCGCCGAGGCGTGACCGAAGGCAACCACATGGTCTTCGTTGATCATTGGGTCGTGGCGTTCGTCGTCCTTCAGGTAGTACTCGACCACCGGCTGGGACAAGTCCTGGCCCTCCTCGACGCCGAAGCGCTCCGCCAGACCGCCTGTGGCGACATTGCGCACCACCACTTCCACCGGGATGATGTCCAACCGTCTCACCACCATCTCCGTGTCAGAGAGCTGCCTGACGAAGTGGGTGGGTACGTGATAGCTCTCCAGGTAGCGGAAGAGGTGCGTAGAGACACGGTTGTTCACCGTCCCTTTGCCCTTAATGGTCGCGGTCTTTTCGCCATTGGCGGCCACCCCCTCGTGCTTGAACTCCTGAATCAGCAAATCGGGGTTATCCGTGGTGTAAAGGCGTTTGGTCTTGCCTTCGTAGAGCTTCTTGTCTCTCTTCAATGCATCCTCCTCGTTCGCGCTTGTACCCCGCGCTGTGGCTCACTCCAGCCCCGCGCGGGCGAAGATATGGTCCACATGACGGAGGCTATGGTTGAGATCGAAGCACCTTTCCACCTCCTCTTCAGAGAGAACGCTGCGTACTTGCGGGTCATCAAGGATCAGGCGGCGGAAATCGCCCCCGGTACGCCAGGCGGTCATGGCATTCGTTTGCACCCACTGGTAGGCTTGTTCCCGCGATACCCCTTTGTTGACCAAGGCAAGCAGCAAGGCCTGCGAGAAGATCAAGCCCCCGGTCTTGTGCAGATTGGCCAACATGTTCTCCGGGTAGACAACCAACCGGTCTACGATGTCCGTGAAGGTGGCGAGCATGTAGTCCAAAATGATCGTGCTGTCCGGAATGATGACGCGCTCGACACTGGAATGGCTGATATCGCGCTCGTGCCAGAGCGGCACATTTTCCAAAGCAGCCAGCGCATTGCCGCGCACGATGCGCGCCATGCCGGCAATGCGCTCGCAGGTGATTGGGTTCCGCTTGTGCGGCATGGCGGACGAACCCTTCTGGCCCGGGGAAAAGTATTCCTCTGCCTCAAGGATCTCCGTGCGCTGCAGGTTGCGCACCTCCACGGCGAACTTTTCCAGCGACGAGGCGATGAG harbors:
- the tatA gene encoding twin-arginine translocase TatA/TatE family subunit, encoding MLAGMIGQWELLLIFFAILLLFGAKRLPELAQGLGKGIREFRRAVKEPPEGKSQRKGKVSAPPEDQGGRN
- a CDS encoding twin-arginine translocase TatA/TatE family subunit, with the translated sequence MLGGAIGPWELMVIMLAVLILFGSKRLPELARGLGKAVQEFRKAAEEVRQELDISDRDDELQG
- a CDS encoding DUF4321 domain-containing protein — encoded protein: MRRRPLGFYALILLLGAVIGSILGQLVGMVVPEGVVKEFLTRSANIVTLSPTTVGPEWLHFTFGLHLSINACGVIGVIIAAYILRLVR
- the pssA gene encoding CDP-diacylglycerol--serine O-phosphatidyltransferase, translated to MNKRALLADVFTALNMLCGFLAILAAARGWWERALWLVFVAAIFDGLDGKFARAARSGQTSDFGLQLDSLSDVISFGVLPGVLAYEIFLKKLGVAGVATSFLPVLCSALRLARFNVLSMSGRSPFYVGLPAPMATLTICGFIWMDALLPDVIGGLRLLPVVVAGVSLLMVSRLPYDRMPHFAFNRGAANTVNLLIFLLGLVFIPLFPRYVFFPLMMVYVVSGIVRGLHSGPREQSARDKDAEASKREAL
- a CDS encoding phosphatidylserine decarboxylase is translated as MAREGIGTVLASALMALVVTAGAAVTGAPGLVVLTALLWLAVGLVVYFFRDPPRHPPLGESLVLSPADGRVVVVFKEEAREFLSGEVWRIAVFLSLLDVHVIRSPITGRVGYFRYQKGRFAPARREEAGQLNEQVVLGIEGGQHKVLLQLIAGVVARRVVCHPREGWCVEKGQRIGIIRFGSRVELTVPGDASVQVRLGQKVRAGETVIARIGRE
- a CDS encoding phosphoribosylaminoimidazolesuccinocarboxamide synthase; translation: MKRDKKLYEGKTKRLYTTDNPDLLIQEFKHEGVAANGEKTATIKGKGTVNNRVSTHLFRYLESYHVPTHFVRQLSDTEMVVRRLDIIPVEVVVRNVATGGLAERFGVEEGQDLSQPVVEYYLKDDERHDPMINEDHVVAFGHASAGDLALIRRTAVKINAVLKDFFLRRNLKLMEIKLEFGRAKGKVLLGDEVSLDTCRLQDLLSGEQLDRDRLVGNPAKAEEVYQRLCERIVG